In Streptomyces sp. NBC_00878, a single window of DNA contains:
- a CDS encoding MarR family winged helix-turn-helix transcriptional regulator, which produces MGHTRRVSEPTIEEQIAAYQREFQDLDPQVEKIVSALGRLNRRMNVAYGRQTATLGMSNAEWEVLKALVLSGAPYRMGPSDLAKRLGLTPAAMTHRIDRMVAEGLVTRERDESNRVRVIVELTEEGRAKWLAVMRLASVFEEDLLQDLSPEERGVLGEVLTRLLRRVEHAQPDAGGRLTDLD; this is translated from the coding sequence ATGGGTCACACCCGCCGCGTCAGCGAGCCGACGATCGAGGAACAGATCGCCGCCTACCAGCGCGAGTTCCAGGACCTCGACCCCCAGGTCGAGAAGATCGTCTCGGCACTGGGCCGTCTGAACCGCCGTATGAACGTCGCGTACGGCCGCCAGACCGCGACCCTCGGCATGAGCAACGCCGAGTGGGAGGTCCTCAAGGCACTCGTCCTCTCCGGCGCCCCCTACCGCATGGGCCCGAGCGACCTCGCCAAGCGCCTCGGCCTCACCCCGGCCGCGATGACCCACCGCATCGACCGCATGGTCGCGGAGGGCCTGGTCACCCGGGAACGCGACGAGTCCAATCGGGTACGCGTCATCGTCGAACTCACGGAGGAGGGGCGAGCGAAGTGGCTGGCGGTCATGCGCCTTGCCTCCGTTTTCGAGGAGGACCTGCTCCAGGACCTCTCCCCGGAGGAGCGCGGCGTCCTGGGCGAGGTGCTGACCCGCCTGCTGCGCCGTGTGGAGCACGCCCAGCCGGACGCCGGCGGTCGGCTCACCGACCTTGACTGA